In bacterium, the following are encoded in one genomic region:
- a CDS encoding serine hydroxymethyltransferase, which yields MSSSPLWSTDPRIAEAILNETVRQADGLELIASENFVSDAVLEALGSVFTNKYAEGYPGRRYYGGCQFVDVVEQLAIDRAKQLFKADHANVQPHSGTQANIAAYMAVMKPGDTLMGMELTQGGHLSHGHPLNFSGLYFKVVSYGVTRETERIDFHQVEQVAREHRPKVIMTGASAYSRVIEFDRFKKIADEVGAVLMADIAHIAGLVVTGLHPSPVPHADIVTTTTHKTLRGPRGGMILCKEAWAKNIDKVLFPGGQGGPLVHVIAAKAVSFLEALQPSFAEYQKDIISNAKVLAESLAAEGLRIVTGGTDNHLFLLDLTPVNLTGKEAEKILGDVDITVNKNTIPYDTKSPMISSGIRIGTPALTTRRMGTEQMQKIARLIAGALKNRDNESIKTEIRQEVKKLCYDFPLYANRIGK from the coding sequence ATGTCATCATCACCTTTATGGAGCACGGATCCGCGCATCGCGGAAGCTATCTTAAACGAAACGGTTCGTCAGGCTGACGGATTGGAGCTGATCGCATCAGAGAATTTTGTAAGCGACGCGGTTCTGGAAGCGCTCGGTTCTGTATTTACAAACAAGTATGCCGAAGGATATCCGGGCAGACGCTACTACGGCGGTTGTCAGTTTGTCGATGTTGTGGAACAACTCGCGATCGACCGGGCAAAGCAATTATTTAAGGCGGATCATGCGAATGTGCAACCGCATTCCGGCACGCAGGCAAACATCGCCGCATACATGGCCGTGATGAAACCGGGCGATACTCTGATGGGAATGGAATTAACACAGGGGGGTCATCTATCACACGGTCATCCCTTAAATTTTTCCGGTCTTTACTTCAAAGTTGTGAGCTACGGTGTAACGCGCGAAACAGAGCGCATCGACTTCCATCAAGTGGAGCAGGTTGCGCGCGAACACCGGCCCAAGGTGATCATGACCGGCGCCAGCGCCTATTCACGCGTGATCGAATTTGACCGCTTTAAGAAGATTGCCGATGAAGTGGGGGCGGTTTTGATGGCTGATATCGCCCACATTGCTGGTCTTGTGGTAACGGGACTTCACCCTTCGCCGGTTCCCCATGCTGACATTGTTACCACCACCACACACAAGACATTGAGAGGTCCCCGCGGTGGAATGATTTTGTGCAAAGAAGCCTGGGCAAAAAACATCGATAAGGTCTTGTTCCCCGGCGGTCAGGGTGGTCCGCTGGTCCATGTGATTGCGGCAAAGGCGGTTTCCTTTCTGGAAGCATTGCAGCCATCTTTTGCAGAGTATCAAAAAGACATTATCAGCAACGCAAAAGTTCTCGCTGAATCACTTGCAGCGGAAGGATTGCGCATCGTAACGGGCGGGACGGACAATCATTTGTTTTTGCTGGACCTAACACCGGTAAACCTGACCGGCAAAGAAGCAGAAAAAATACTGGGTGATGTCGATATCACTGTCAACAAAAATACGATTCCTTACGATACCAAAAGTCCGATGATCTCCAGCGGGATTCGAATCGGAACTCCGGCGCTTACAACGCGTAGAATGGGTACCGAACAGATGCAGAAAATTGCCCGCTTGATTGCAGGAGCTTTGAAAAACAGGGATAATGAATCGATCAAAACTGAAATCCGCCAGGAAGTGAAGAAGCTCTGCTACGACTTCCCACTGTATGCCAACCGAATTGGTAAATAG
- the rpiB gene encoding ribose 5-phosphate isomerase B — protein sequence MKIAIASDHGGYQLKERIKIILQSLGVDYHDFGTSSTDSVDYPDYAALVAKEVQSGNRGILCCGTGIGMSITANKFKGVRAALCHDVFTAQMSRQHNDANILILGGRVKHSPEEVEAMIQIWLQTEYEGGRHQKRLEKIARWEGME from the coding sequence ATGAAAATAGCGATAGCCAGCGATCATGGCGGATATCAATTAAAAGAACGGATTAAAATCATCCTGCAATCGCTGGGAGTGGACTACCACGATTTCGGGACCAGCAGCACAGATTCGGTTGATTATCCGGATTATGCTGCTCTGGTAGCGAAAGAAGTTCAAAGCGGAAACCGGGGAATTTTATGCTGCGGCACTGGAATCGGAATGTCCATCACAGCAAATAAATTTAAAGGCGTCCGCGCTGCCTTATGTCACGATGTGTTCACAGCGCAAATGAGCAGGCAGCACAATGATGCGAATATTCTGATACTCGGTGGCCGCGTTAAACACTCGCCGGAAGAAGTGGAAGCCATGATTCAAATCTGGTTACAAACGGAATATGAAGGAGGCCGTCATCAAAAACGGCTCGAAAAAATTGCCCGATGGGAAGGAATGGAATAA
- a CDS encoding GatB/YqeY domain-containing protein encodes MLEKLQQQLKESMKSKDEIRTSVLRMLISEFKYAQIEKRGALDEAESTQVVKRAIKKRKEAIEMYEKGGRADLASKESAELKILQEFVPAEMDEATIRQKVDEVIAELGAKDKKDMGRVIKEVLARYKGLIDGKVAQKIIGEKLGG; translated from the coding sequence ATGCTGGAAAAATTACAACAACAATTAAAAGAGTCGATGAAAAGCAAGGACGAAATACGCACGTCGGTTCTCCGAATGCTCATTTCGGAATTCAAATATGCGCAAATCGAGAAGAGAGGCGCTCTGGATGAAGCAGAGTCGACTCAAGTTGTGAAACGAGCCATTAAGAAGCGCAAAGAAGCAATCGAAATGTATGAAAAAGGAGGGCGCGCCGATCTGGCTTCTAAAGAAAGCGCCGAATTAAAGATTCTGCAGGAATTTGTTCCGGCTGAAATGGATGAAGCCACAATTCGTCAAAAGGTTGATGAGGTGATCGCGGAGCTTGGGGCCAAAGACAAGAAGGATATGGGCCGCGTTATCAAAGAGGTGCTTGCGCGCTATAAGGGTTTGATAGACGGAAAGGTGGCGCAAAAAATTATCGGCGAAAAACTGGGTGGTTGA
- a CDS encoding secondary thiamine-phosphate synthase enzyme YjbQ encodes MLTTQGLSVKAHTLKLLTDKKVELYNITQKVKDFVKSTSIRDGFLLITSLHTTTALFVNEVQSALLDDIKTILHDWVRDDKGWKHNSPEYSDCERHNAGSHLRAILLGHSQTVLVQDGEPALGEWQSIIFAELDGPREREIRLQVIGI; translated from the coding sequence ATGTTAACAACTCAGGGTTTATCGGTTAAAGCTCATACTTTGAAGCTTTTAACCGACAAGAAAGTCGAACTTTATAATATTACTCAAAAGGTTAAGGATTTCGTAAAATCCACCTCCATCCGGGATGGCTTTTTACTGATAACCTCTCTCCATACAACCACGGCTTTATTCGTCAATGAAGTCCAATCCGCGCTTCTGGATGATATCAAGACGATTCTCCATGACTGGGTCAGAGACGATAAAGGCTGGAAGCATAATTCCCCAGAATACTCAGATTGCGAACGGCATAATGCAGGTTCCCATCTAAGAGCGATTCTACTTGGCCACTCCCAGACCGTCCTGGTTCAGGATGGTGAACCGGCCTTAGGGGAATGGCAAAGTATTATTTTTGCTGAGCTGGATGGACCCCGTGAAAGGGAAATCCGGTTGCAAGTAATCGGAATCTAG
- a CDS encoding amidohydrolase family protein: MIFAADWVFPVTSSPLSKHSIVVEKGRIKEIRPAAPGDPYHSKACILPGLINTHTHLAYTGLRNLFDDLLFFPWIRKLTEIKYNVLTEEDFVLSTKLGIAECIRSGITTVADMSDVPSSLVILSNSPLRGIFYWEVFGVEREAAAQTWTGLKDKYNELKTQYSTERLRLGISPHACYTVRPELYGQIAEWAIDEQLPVSFHVAESKAEEDFICRREGVIAEFLRERTRDWSFLGSSSIQHLAGTRIFQTKPLVAHAVQASKKDLELLAEADVAVAHCPKSNAKFGHGIAPVYEMQRNGICVSLGTDSAASNNRLDLFEEARFALLQQRARYQQQILSEQKMLEMMTIDGARAMGMSKEIGSLESGKFADFILVRIPADYSSSSQVLNHLIHNCSASDVLRTFIQGEEQKYEAPDVSSIYKKAK, encoded by the coding sequence GTGATTTTCGCCGCAGATTGGGTATTTCCCGTCACTTCCAGTCCGCTTTCGAAACATTCCATCGTCGTAGAAAAGGGACGGATCAAGGAAATTCGTCCGGCCGCTCCAGGAGATCCTTATCACTCCAAGGCTTGCATTCTACCCGGGCTCATCAACACACATACTCACCTTGCCTACACGGGCTTGCGGAATCTGTTTGACGATCTTTTGTTTTTTCCCTGGATCCGAAAATTGACAGAAATCAAATATAACGTCCTTACTGAAGAAGACTTTGTTTTATCCACGAAGCTGGGAATTGCGGAATGCATCCGGTCCGGCATTACAACTGTTGCCGATATGTCTGATGTTCCGTCATCGTTAGTCATTCTGTCGAACAGCCCCCTTCGAGGAATCTTCTACTGGGAAGTTTTTGGTGTTGAAAGGGAAGCAGCCGCGCAAACGTGGACCGGGCTCAAAGACAAATACAACGAATTGAAAACTCAATATTCTACGGAAAGATTGCGACTCGGGATTTCCCCGCATGCATGTTATACGGTGCGGCCGGAGCTGTATGGTCAGATTGCCGAATGGGCAATTGACGAACAATTGCCGGTCAGTTTTCATGTTGCCGAAAGCAAGGCGGAGGAGGATTTTATCTGCCGTCGCGAAGGTGTGATTGCCGAATTCTTGCGCGAACGGACCCGAGACTGGTCCTTTCTGGGAAGTAGCTCGATCCAGCACCTTGCCGGCACTCGCATTTTTCAAACAAAACCACTGGTCGCTCACGCGGTTCAGGCTTCGAAAAAGGACCTGGAGCTTCTAGCGGAAGCTGACGTTGCTGTTGCGCATTGCCCGAAATCGAATGCCAAGTTCGGCCATGGGATTGCTCCTGTTTATGAGATGCAAAGGAATGGAATTTGTGTTTCGCTTGGTACCGACAGCGCCGCCAGCAATAACCGTCTGGATCTTTTTGAAGAAGCCCGTTTTGCTTTGTTGCAACAGCGTGCGCGGTATCAACAACAGATTCTGTCCGAACAAAAGATGCTCGAAATGATGACCATCGATGGCGCCCGCGCGATGGGGATGTCAAAGGAGATTGGCTCGCTCGAATCCGGCAAGTTTGCCGATTTCATTCTGGTAAGGATTCCGGCTGACTACAGCTCGTCAAGCCAGGTTCTTAATCATCTCATCCACAACTGTTCCGCTTCCGACGTTCTGAGAACATTTATTCAAGGCGAGGAGCAGAAATATGAAGCACCTGATGTATCGTCGATATACAAGAAGGCGAAGTAG
- a CDS encoding PEGA domain-containing protein has product MTLLRTFSLSVLLLIGMFAVPQESNASSSVGIFFGFSNYHRPYFYRPYYYHRPYYGGFYRPYYYPYGYGYGNGYGYGYGYPYSYYRSYYIAEVRTEVKPQNARVYVDGDYIGVADDFDGWWQRLELPPGKHRLVFRAPGFEPYAVNIRLLPGRDAHIKYEMQPGQDQMADQDMRLPREDYERRNYDRDRYNHDRRDYRRSDRYRDRDEYDDDDDDNWAKERKRDRNRDREDKPYYGEQKRSESSRRSLILNVEPSDATVYIDGNYYGTANDNGRGEIEVLLPEGVHRVEVVRPGYSGFSQEVTVLKEGENKLTIRLEKK; this is encoded by the coding sequence ATGACTCTTTTACGAACTTTCTCATTGAGTGTGCTTTTGCTGATTGGGATGTTTGCTGTTCCGCAGGAATCGAATGCATCCAGTTCAGTTGGAATCTTTTTCGGATTTTCAAACTACCACCGGCCTTACTTCTATCGGCCCTATTACTATCATCGTCCGTATTACGGGGGGTTCTATCGACCCTACTATTACCCGTACGGCTATGGCTATGGTAATGGCTACGGTTACGGATACGGCTACCCCTATTCCTACTATCGCAGCTATTACATCGCCGAAGTCAGGACTGAGGTGAAACCGCAGAATGCCCGGGTTTATGTTGATGGAGATTATATTGGAGTTGCCGACGATTTTGATGGTTGGTGGCAGCGACTGGAATTGCCGCCAGGTAAACACCGGCTGGTTTTCCGGGCGCCTGGCTTTGAGCCATACGCGGTAAACATTCGACTTCTTCCAGGCCGGGATGCCCACATCAAATACGAAATGCAACCGGGTCAGGATCAGATGGCGGATCAGGATATGCGACTGCCACGCGAGGACTATGAGCGGCGCAATTACGATAGAGATCGCTACAACCACGACCGCAGAGATTATCGTAGGTCAGATCGATACCGTGACCGTGATGAGTACGACGATGACGATGATGATAACTGGGCCAAGGAACGTAAGCGAGACCGTAACCGCGATCGCGAAGACAAACCCTACTATGGGGAACAAAAACGCAGCGAATCGAGTCGTCGCAGTTTGATTCTGAACGTGGAACCATCCGACGCGACAGTCTACATTGATGGAAATTACTACGGTACCGCAAATGATAACGGCCGTGGAGAAATTGAAGTATTGCTCCCGGAAGGTGTTCATAGAGTTGAAGTGGTCCGGCCGGGCTATAGCGGTTTTAGTCAGGAAGTGACTGTTCTTAAAGAAGGAGAGAACAAGCTCACGATCAGGCTGGAGAAAAAGTAG
- the lpxB gene encoding lipid-A-disaccharide synthase, producing MKALIVAGESSGDIYGGGLASVLRARFPNLHLSGMGGDRMAQAGVELLYPCSQVAVVGVFEVFAKLRNLRQAYRHLTAWVDQNSPEFAVLIDFPDFNFRLAKFLKKKRIKTFYFISPQIWAWRKRRIHFLKEHVDLMVSILPFEKKMYDTEGIRSVYVGHPLVEIVQRELQNQNFHSRGSKRLIGLMPGSRETEVKRHLPILLETAKVVRSHADALLIRAPSLDSGLYQTPPEIRVVTEDRYAAMKACDFLIVASGTSTLEAAILGVPFLIVYRVGSLSWLLGKWLVRVPYYGLVNWIAQKRVIPEFIQNNMRPDLLARETLLYLSDQQAGDRMKDDLAAVVESLGPHGAMDRAADAIASLL from the coding sequence ATGAAAGCGCTGATCGTTGCGGGAGAATCCTCAGGCGATATTTACGGGGGAGGCCTGGCTTCCGTTCTTCGCGCGCGCTTTCCCAATCTGCACCTATCCGGGATGGGTGGCGACCGGATGGCGCAGGCCGGCGTTGAGCTCCTTTATCCTTGCAGCCAGGTCGCCGTCGTCGGGGTATTCGAAGTTTTTGCGAAGCTGAGGAACCTTCGCCAAGCTTACCGCCACTTGACCGCATGGGTCGATCAGAACTCTCCTGAATTTGCCGTTCTTATTGATTTCCCCGATTTTAACTTTCGCCTCGCAAAATTCCTCAAAAAGAAACGAATAAAAACATTCTACTTTATTAGTCCGCAGATCTGGGCGTGGAGAAAGAGACGGATTCATTTTTTGAAAGAGCACGTGGATCTGATGGTCTCGATTTTGCCATTTGAAAAAAAGATGTACGACACCGAAGGGATTCGATCCGTTTATGTCGGCCATCCGCTTGTAGAAATCGTACAGCGTGAACTTCAAAATCAAAACTTCCATTCGCGCGGCAGCAAACGACTGATAGGTCTCATGCCCGGTAGCCGTGAGACGGAAGTGAAACGGCATTTACCGATATTACTGGAAACTGCGAAGGTGGTCAGGAGCCACGCAGACGCGCTTTTGATCCGGGCGCCTTCTCTAGATTCCGGTCTGTATCAAACGCCGCCGGAAATTCGAGTGGTCACTGAAGACCGGTATGCAGCGATGAAAGCTTGCGACTTCTTAATCGTGGCCTCAGGGACGAGCACACTGGAAGCTGCAATTCTGGGCGTTCCATTCTTAATTGTTTACCGGGTCGGTTCCCTTTCGTGGCTTCTTGGAAAATGGCTGGTGCGCGTGCCTTATTACGGCCTGGTAAACTGGATCGCGCAAAAAAGAGTTATTCCCGAATTCATTCAAAACAACATGCGGCCGGATTTGCTTGCGCGAGAAACGCTTCTCTACTTATCTGATCAGCAGGCCGGGGATCGAATGAAGGATGATTTAGCGGCCGTCGTGGAAAGTCTCGGTCCACACGGGGCAATGGATCGCGCCGCTGATGCGATTGCATCGCTACTCTAA
- a CDS encoding DUF3352 domain-containing protein has product MKLRVLPLLAIFVSLVCIAFLGYRGYQWWQKYEKKKALFLYFQKNSPVTKRIPRDTLLYVNLYDLKRVHDQLRDTDISQVLAHWLDTGMSENEKPNPLLGGMLEKTILNIVGDEFAVALLPSKQRPFDFLAVARIAPGSDFLLNLALSSAKNIEKIDSGDKIFYRSKTKDANFPTILIYVQENLAYASNSFQRLKESYSSEGNGPDSLSKSAVEAIPEDTILFAQLQKPQARALLHGNGKVYRLQISDLPAVPAHVPEIRESESDVLRIQTNSPGFIGHPSVAYVLQSISEEPVSAVLLSFTKSVEAANFEQSVAASFNPEIPESFSQDGIQCLRHSSHQEEFICRKGVSLLLARGQFSPDQAEFLEKKPAGQSPFIFRIQFQKNAIRQYHERVQNKDWSVFSGNEPFYFLSCIKQVTGGIDKTGREIGIELE; this is encoded by the coding sequence ATGAAACTCAGGGTTCTTCCTCTCCTTGCTATTTTTGTGTCACTGGTGTGCATTGCATTTCTTGGATACCGCGGATATCAATGGTGGCAAAAGTACGAAAAAAAGAAAGCTCTTTTTTTGTACTTCCAGAAGAATAGTCCGGTCACGAAAAGAATTCCCAGAGATACGCTTCTTTACGTGAACCTTTACGATCTCAAACGAGTGCATGACCAGCTGCGTGACACTGACATCTCCCAAGTCCTTGCGCACTGGCTCGACACCGGCATGTCCGAAAATGAAAAGCCAAATCCGCTTCTTGGCGGCATGCTTGAAAAAACAATCCTAAACATCGTAGGAGATGAATTTGCTGTAGCTCTCCTACCTTCCAAACAAAGACCCTTTGATTTTCTTGCAGTCGCGCGGATAGCGCCCGGATCCGATTTCCTCTTAAACCTTGCCTTATCTTCCGCAAAAAACATTGAAAAGATAGATTCCGGTGACAAGATTTTTTATCGATCGAAAACAAAGGACGCAAATTTTCCAACGATCCTTATTTATGTTCAGGAGAATCTGGCATATGCCTCAAATAGTTTTCAGAGATTGAAAGAATCCTATAGTTCTGAAGGAAATGGACCCGATTCTCTTTCGAAATCCGCCGTAGAAGCGATTCCGGAAGATACCATTCTCTTTGCGCAGCTGCAAAAGCCGCAAGCCCGTGCTCTTTTGCATGGAAACGGAAAAGTCTACCGGCTTCAAATCTCCGATCTACCGGCGGTTCCGGCTCATGTTCCGGAAATTCGCGAGAGCGAATCTGACGTGTTGAGAATCCAGACCAATAGTCCGGGATTCATAGGCCATCCTTCCGTCGCTTACGTTTTGCAGTCCATTTCAGAAGAACCGGTGTCTGCAGTTTTGCTGTCATTCACCAAATCTGTCGAAGCCGCAAATTTTGAACAGAGTGTTGCGGCGAGTTTCAATCCGGAAATTCCAGAATCATTTTCTCAGGATGGAATCCAATGCCTCCGGCACAGCTCACATCAGGAAGAATTCATTTGCAGAAAGGGTGTTTCGCTTTTACTGGCGCGAGGTCAGTTTTCGCCCGACCAGGCCGAATTTCTGGAGAAAAAACCGGCAGGTCAATCTCCATTCATTTTCCGGATCCAATTTCAAAAGAATGCGATTCGCCAATATCACGAGCGGGTACAGAACAAAGACTGGAGCGTTTTTTCGGGGAACGAGCCCTTCTACTTTTTGAGCTGCATTAAACAGGTCACCGGTGGAATCGATAAAACCGGGAGAGAGATCGGTATTGAGTTAGAGTAG
- a CDS encoding SDR family oxidoreductase, which translates to MKEWILITGGAGFIGSHLADYLLNKGYAVICMDNLLTGDISNISHIYNKDFLFIKHDVTQFIYVDKPLRYILHFASPASPIDYHEYPIQTLKVGSLGTHKALGLAKDHRATFLLASTSEVYGDPLVHPQSEEYWGNVNPIGPRGVYDEAKRFAEAMTMAYHYYHKIDTKIVRIFNTYGPRMRLNDGRAIPTFISQALRGEDLTVFGNGKQTRSFCYISDLVEGIYRLMISGHNQPVNLGNPHEMTILEMAETILKKTGSHSKIVFKSLPADDPKVRQPNIDRARQYLQWSPQVKLDEGLDSTIAYFRQKLEH; encoded by the coding sequence ATGAAGGAATGGATACTCATCACCGGTGGCGCGGGGTTCATCGGATCACATCTGGCTGACTATCTTCTGAACAAGGGTTACGCGGTCATTTGCATGGATAATTTGCTGACCGGCGATATCTCCAACATCAGTCATATCTACAATAAAGACTTCCTGTTTATCAAACATGATGTGACTCAGTTTATTTATGTAGACAAGCCGTTGCGGTACATTTTGCATTTTGCCTCGCCTGCATCGCCGATCGATTATCATGAGTACCCGATCCAGACTTTAAAAGTGGGAAGCCTGGGCACTCACAAGGCACTCGGACTCGCCAAGGACCACAGAGCAACCTTTCTTCTCGCATCCACGTCCGAAGTTTATGGGGACCCGCTCGTTCATCCTCAGAGTGAAGAATACTGGGGAAACGTTAACCCGATCGGTCCACGCGGCGTTTACGATGAAGCGAAAAGATTCGCTGAAGCAATGACGATGGCTTATCACTACTATCATAAAATTGATACGAAAATTGTTCGAATCTTTAATACCTACGGCCCGCGCATGAGATTGAATGACGGACGCGCAATCCCAACCTTCATCAGCCAGGCTTTGCGTGGCGAGGATTTAACGGTTTTTGGGAACGGCAAACAGACACGCAGCTTCTGTTATATTTCCGATCTTGTAGAAGGAATCTATCGATTGATGATTTCCGGCCATAATCAGCCGGTGAATTTGGGAAATCCGCACGAGATGACAATTCTGGAAATGGCAGAAACGATTTTGAAGAAGACCGGTTCACATTCTAAAATTGTCTTTAAATCTCTTCCGGCGGATGATCCGAAAGTGCGTCAACCCAACATTGATCGGGCCCGTCAGTATCTTCAGTGGTCACCCCAGGTCAAACTGGATGAAGGTCTGGATTCGACGATTGCTTACTTTCGACAAAAACTAGAACATTAA
- a CDS encoding alpha/beta hydrolase gives MKKAAYFLVAALVVLGGIEYFLYKNLNKFIQAGHEEESNDPKDILLASNDINFEADDGTDLHGWLIQGKPGYPAVIIAHKYGTNRSVTLLKLEGLISDLNKQGYYIFLFDFRGHGLSGGKSALGFKESDDVAAAIKALVKYKQISHRFAVLGVGMGAIAAAKAFNSVDEVKVILLDSIYDNVASKYADEIIHEWPFLSFSHPVMVKAIDLNLKQMLRIPTTNLNLPVQMSRLYPKAVIFIEKEPLSDHVRALYEAAREPKELLNLPDTAAGELIGQSRETYNNQVEQKIKKYLPPSNNEKTLDLPK, from the coding sequence ATGAAGAAGGCAGCATATTTTCTTGTTGCAGCATTGGTGGTTTTAGGAGGCATCGAATATTTTCTGTATAAAAATCTGAACAAGTTCATCCAGGCCGGCCACGAAGAAGAATCCAATGATCCAAAAGATATACTGCTCGCTTCAAATGACATAAATTTTGAAGCAGACGACGGCACAGACCTGCATGGCTGGCTGATCCAGGGAAAGCCGGGGTATCCCGCTGTCATTATTGCCCACAAATACGGCACAAACCGGTCGGTAACGCTCCTGAAACTGGAAGGACTGATCTCCGATTTGAATAAGCAGGGTTATTACATTTTTCTTTTTGATTTTCGCGGCCACGGTTTGAGCGGCGGGAAGAGCGCACTCGGATTCAAAGAGTCCGATGATGTGGCAGCCGCGATCAAAGCGCTTGTGAAATACAAGCAAATATCTCACCGGTTTGCAGTGCTGGGAGTTGGAATGGGGGCGATTGCAGCGGCAAAAGCTTTCAATTCAGTGGACGAAGTGAAAGTGATTTTGCTGGATTCGATTTATGACAATGTCGCCTCAAAATATGCGGATGAGATCATTCACGAATGGCCGTTTCTGTCTTTTTCGCATCCCGTCATGGTCAAAGCCATAGACCTGAATTTGAAACAGATGTTGCGCATTCCCACGACCAATCTGAACCTCCCCGTTCAGATGTCGCGGCTTTATCCAAAAGCGGTCATCTTTATCGAAAAGGAGCCGCTCAGTGATCACGTTCGCGCTTTATATGAAGCTGCGCGCGAGCCGAAGGAATTGCTGAACCTTCCGGATACAGCCGCCGGGGAATTGATCGGCCAATCCCGTGAAACGTACAACAATCAGGTCGAACAAAAAATCAAGAAATACCTGCCTCCGTCCAACAACGAAAAAACACTCGATTTACCGAAATAG